The Enterobacter mori genomic interval CTCCCTCGACGTCCGCGAGCCGCTGAACCGCTTTTCCGTGGCGATGCAGCAGATCGTCGCCATCTGTCGGGCTATCGATCTCTCCGCAAAGGTGCTGATCCTCGACGAACCCACCGCCAGCCTTGATACCCAGGAAGTGGAAATGCTCTTTACCCTGATGCGCCAGCTGCGCGATCGGGGCGTGAGCCTGATCTTCGTGACGCACTTCCTCGATCAGGTGTATGAAGTGAGCGATCGTATCACGGTACTGCGCAACGGCAGCTTTGTAGGGTGCCGCGAAACCCGTGAGCTGCCGCAGATTGAGCTGGTGAAAATGATGCTGGGCCGAGAGCTGGAAACCAATGCCCTCCAGCGTGCAGGGCGCACGCTGCTCAGCGAGAAACCGGTCGCTGCGTTCAGTGATTACGGCAAAAAAGGGGTCATCTCACCGTTTAACCTTGAGGTTCGCCCCGGTGAGATTGTCGGCCTGGCGGGCCTGTTAGGCTCAGGCCGAACCGAAACCGCCGAGGTGATCTTCGGGATCAAGCCTGCCGACAGCGGCAGCGCGCTGATCAAGGGCAAACCCCAAACCCTGCGTTCGCCGCATCAGGCATCGTGTCTGGGCGTTGGCTTCTGCCCGGAAGATCGGAAAACGGACGGCATCATTGCCGCCGCCTCAGTGCGGGAAAATATCATTCTGGCGCTGCAGGCCCAGCGCGGCTGGCTGCGTCCCATTCCGCGTAAAGAACAAAACGCCATTGCCGAGCGCTTTATCCGTCAGCTCGGTATTCGCACCCCGAGCGCGGAACAGCCCATTGAGTTTCTCTCCGGCGGTAACCAGCAGAAGGTTCTCCTCTCGCGCTGGCTGCTGACAAAACCGCAGTTCCTGATCCTCGACGAGCCGACGCGCGGCATTGATGTAGGCGCACACGCTGAAATTATTCGTCTGATCGAAACGCTGTGCGCGGACGGTCTGGCGCTGCTGGTCATTTCGTCCGAGCTTGAGGAACTGGTGGGTTATGCCGATCGCGTCATTATCATGCGCGATCGCAAGCAGGTGGCAGAGATCCCGCTGGATAAGTTGTCCGTTCCGGCAATCATGAATGCCATCGCGGCGTAAGGAGCTAATCGTGATGCCCCGTTCACTTTCGCAAACCGGTGAGCCAAAGCGCCGCTTCAGCTGGCCGACCGGCACGCCGCAAATCGCGGCGCT includes:
- the ytfR gene encoding galactofuranose ABC transporter, ATP-binding protein YtfR yields the protein MTTEQHQEILRTEGLSKFFPGVKALDNVDFSLRRGEILALLGENGAGKSTLIKALTGVYHADRGTIWLEGHAISPKNTAHAQQLGIGTVYQEVNLLPNMSVADNLFIGREPRRFGLLRRKEMEARATKLMESYGFSLDVREPLNRFSVAMQQIVAICRAIDLSAKVLILDEPTASLDTQEVEMLFTLMRQLRDRGVSLIFVTHFLDQVYEVSDRITVLRNGSFVGCRETRELPQIELVKMMLGRELETNALQRAGRTLLSEKPVAAFSDYGKKGVISPFNLEVRPGEIVGLAGLLGSGRTETAEVIFGIKPADSGSALIKGKPQTLRSPHQASCLGVGFCPEDRKTDGIIAAASVRENIILALQAQRGWLRPIPRKEQNAIAERFIRQLGIRTPSAEQPIEFLSGGNQQKVLLSRWLLTKPQFLILDEPTRGIDVGAHAEIIRLIETLCADGLALLVISSELEELVGYADRVIIMRDRKQVAEIPLDKLSVPAIMNAIAA